The following proteins are co-located in the Bradyrhizobium sp. AZCC 2176 genome:
- the rph gene encoding ribonuclease PH yields MRPSRRAPDQLRPVSLERGVVKYAEGSCMVKFGDTHVLVTATLEERLPPWLKGQGRGWVTAEYGMLPRATLERTRREAAAGKQGGRTVEIQRLIGRSLRAAVDLEALGERQITVDCDVIQADGGTRTASITGAWVALADCISWMKGRNMLKANVLRDNVAAISCGIYQGTPVLDLDYAEDSEAETDANFVMTGDGRIIEVQGTAEKTPFSQDEFLALMELARKGVARLVDLQKLAVA; encoded by the coding sequence ATGCGGCCAAGCCGCCGTGCGCCTGATCAGTTGCGCCCCGTGTCGCTGGAACGCGGCGTGGTCAAATACGCCGAAGGTTCCTGCATGGTGAAATTCGGCGACACCCATGTGCTGGTCACCGCGACACTGGAGGAGCGGCTGCCGCCATGGCTGAAGGGCCAGGGCCGCGGCTGGGTCACGGCCGAATACGGCATGCTGCCGCGCGCCACGCTGGAACGCACCCGGCGCGAGGCCGCGGCCGGCAAGCAGGGCGGCCGTACCGTCGAGATCCAGCGGCTGATCGGCCGCTCGCTGCGCGCAGCCGTCGACCTCGAAGCGCTCGGCGAGCGCCAGATCACCGTCGACTGCGACGTGATCCAGGCCGATGGCGGCACGCGCACCGCCTCGATCACCGGCGCCTGGGTGGCACTGGCCGACTGCATTTCGTGGATGAAAGGCCGCAACATGCTCAAGGCCAACGTGTTGCGCGACAACGTCGCCGCGATCTCCTGCGGCATCTATCAGGGCACGCCGGTATTGGACCTCGACTATGCCGAGGATTCCGAGGCCGAGACCGACGCCAATTTCGTCATGACCGGCGACGGCCGCATCATCGAGGTGCAGGGCACCGCCGAGAAGACGCCGTTCTCGCAGGACGAGTTCCTCGCCCTGATGGAACTGGCGCGCAAGGGTGTCGCGCGTCTGGTGGACTTGCAGAAACTGGCCGTCGCGTAG
- the rdgB gene encoding RdgB/HAM1 family non-canonical purine NTP pyrophosphatase: MHRRITGALVIATHNPGKLAEMRELLAPHGVEVISAGDLGLGEPEETGQTFRANAAIKAIAAAKAAQLPAFADDSGLVVDALDGAPGIYSARWAGDGKDFMVAMSRIERLLQERGATTPDKRKAHFVSALCVAWPDGHLEEVEARTDGTLVWPPRGSAGFGYDPAFLPDGHVRTFGEMTSIEKHGLPPLGLGLSHRARAFVKLAEICLG, from the coding sequence ATGCACCGTCGAATCACCGGCGCCCTCGTGATCGCGACCCACAATCCCGGCAAGCTCGCCGAGATGCGGGAACTGCTGGCGCCGCATGGCGTCGAAGTGATCTCCGCGGGCGACCTGGGCCTAGGCGAACCCGAGGAAACCGGCCAGACCTTTCGCGCCAATGCCGCGATCAAGGCGATTGCGGCCGCGAAAGCCGCGCAACTCCCTGCCTTTGCCGATGATTCCGGCCTCGTGGTCGATGCGTTGGACGGCGCGCCCGGCATCTACTCGGCGCGCTGGGCCGGAGACGGCAAGGATTTCATGGTGGCGATGAGCCGGATCGAGCGCCTGCTGCAGGAGCGCGGTGCGACCACGCCGGACAAGCGCAAAGCGCATTTCGTGTCCGCGCTGTGCGTTGCCTGGCCGGACGGCCACCTCGAAGAGGTCGAGGCCCGCACCGACGGAACTCTGGTTTGGCCGCCGCGCGGCTCCGCCGGTTTCGGCTATGATCCGGCTTTCCTGCCCGACGGGCACGTCAGGACCTTTGGCGAGATGACCTCGATCGAGAAACACGGCCTGCCGCCGCTCGGCCTCGGCCTGTCGCACCGGGCGCGCGCCTTCGTCAAACTGGCGGAGATCTGCCTTGGCTAG